A window of Clupea harengus chromosome 24, Ch_v2.0.2, whole genome shotgun sequence genomic DNA:
tgcataagataaagatctaaactataggactacagattcagcactgcataagataaagatctaaactataggactacagattcagcactgcataagataaatatctaaactataggactacagattcagcactgcataagataaagatctaaactataggactacagattcagcactgcataagataaagatctaaactataggactacagattcagcactgcataagataaagatctaaactataggaatacagattcagcactgcataagataaagatctaaactataggactacagattcagcactgcataagataaagatctaaactataggactacagattcagcactgcataagataaagatctaaactataggactacagattcagcactgcgtaagataaagatctaaactataggactacagattcagcactgcataagataaagatctAAACTATAGGACTACAGATTCAGCACTGCGTAAGATAAAGATCTAAACTATAGGACTACACTTCACTGTGTTTGCTCATAGCTGGGTCTTCAAAATAGCTCTGTCTCAAACCGCGCACTTGTGCACTTCGAACTCTGACTTTCTGTGCTTAGGGCGTAAACACtcacagaaccagcagaattcagggcactaaaggtacccggatggcgcactgcaaacggtaaaaaaatgcagtgtaaaacgatgaacactactcgccctaaacgggcgccatcttgcctacgtagcggaagaggaggagcccttcggcagcttttcagtttggaagttggctgactgacgcctcgcaaatcacttcaaccattacaACTGTGGTTACAACTGGTTACAACTGTGTTAACTAAAAGAAcaatgtctatttctcggttcatttaaaaaatgtaagcgagaaaacgccaaaagatgtacatttacatacaaaacacggccatCAGCAgcgtttggtccgccatctttgtttcaaATATCCAGTTGGCCTGGAGGAAGCTCGTGCACAatactgtattgcagtgtacttcgtaaagtccACGGTTTGAGACATAGCTATTGTTTTCGTCACACTCTCTTCTGAACACTGCTGTAGATCACAAAGGGCTCCCCCTCTGGCTGGCCAGGTGAACTGCAAGAAAACAAGGGCAAAGAAGATGGCCTCCATGAAAGAAGTAGCAATGGATTTCAATCTTTATAAAGAtgaacatttgaaacacacacagaaacctctACAatatctctgtttgtgtgtaagtatagTTGAAGTGCTTTAGGAATAAATTGCTCTCACCCATTGAACTCGTGAGCTACAAATCACAGACGTTGGGGACATTGTTACCCTTACTTTTATGAAAACCACATCAGAATGatcggtttaaaaaaaaaagttatacattatcgtaacggtgttaattatcggacggcgtgtgttatcggcaaatgtttgcgttgtcatgtgaatccattaataaacttagcattttgattgttttaacagaatggccgatgtttgacactgtccgataactgacataggtacGCTATGTTTCTTATGAGCATAAATAGGTAAGGCACACAATCGAATCTACTGAATTGACAAAGGAGAAGGACTGTTGAGGTTGAGGTCTGTGTCAAACTCATTTTTTCCCAACCAAAGCAAATCTATCCTAAACTAATATATTTTCATGCTATTATCCACAGTCATGACTTATAAAATAAAGAGGATACATACCTTTTTTCAGCAGCGTTTTCCATGAAATGGACGCTGGCGTACTGGACATCGTCCCCCTGAactcctgcagtctctctggagcggtggggctggatggtggagtactgaacatcatcctctgctccCCTTGCGGTCTCTCTGGAGCCGTGGAgctggatggtggagtactgaacgtcatcttctgctcctcctgcagcctCAGCACTTGGGGGACCAGCAGCTCTGCTCTGGCCAGACTTCTTGAAGGTAATGTTGGAGGACTGAACATCATCCCGACCCTTGAAGAAAGCAAAAAAACCTCAGGCTCACATAACGTGTGATACTGGACATGTCAGAAACATGGTGTCTGATAAGAAGAAATGATAAACTCTCActtctgtgtcttctctctttgtcctgcTGTTGGTCCCCTTATGCAATCTTCAATGAAAATCAAAAACTCAAATAAATGTCAAATAAACCAAATGCATGTTATGACAGTTATGAGTTCTGGGCTGGAAAGGGAACGGTATTTGGCTGGTTGCAATTAAGCAAACTCACCACTAGACACCGCtataaactacacactgtacctttaagcgtTTTTGGGCGGACACCTCACACAACACCACCCACTCATATAATCTACTCACCTCAGCCAGTATATGACACAGAGGAGACCCACAACTCCACAGACTGCCACTCCAACTAGAGCAGCTATCACAGGACTATGGTCCACTGCTGTGATCAGTgctgagaagagaaagagatacaagATGGAATTATAAGATGGAAAACTGAACATCATTTCTTCTCTGATGTCCtacttgtttgttttcttggttGAAGATTGTGACAGTTACTGGTCTGTCTTCACTCAGgttcagagacagaaacagacgtGGAGAATATATGacagctgtcagaatgttgtcacctcaatgtcaatgtgtcacatttttagtttttgttgtttttgttacagTTTTAAACTTCTTCAGTGAACATGCGGCAAAAATCCAGAACATTCTATAGTGAATTTATTATCACTTACATTTCTTATGAATCACCACTGGTATAACTGCGGTAAACATGAGTCAATAATGTCACGTAATGTAACACTTACGCAGGAGTTGGAGTCTGAAAGGTTGAGAGTGAAGATCCTCATATCCTGTAACAGCACAGGTGTAGTTGCCTCCGTCTTCATATCTGACTGGGTGGAGCTTCAGGTGGTTGTTGATAGTCTGATTCTTCTCTACAGGACGTCCATCTTTACTCCAGATGAATGAAGGGCTGCTACTCAGAGTGCAGGTAGGGTTGCAGGTGAGGGTCACATGATCTCCCACCAGCACTGCTTCTCTATCAGATGTGATGACATTCTTGCCTAGAAAAGGTGGCATTTCATTACTTTCAAATAACAATCTTAGCAGATATTAGTATGTTCAGTATCACCCAACAAGACTCCGAGAATCTGATTTGAACAcattgttacgaccctgtgggtctTTCTATGTATTTTTGCCCGTGCTTTCTGTTTCGCTTTTTGTGTCTTGCATGCGGGTTGGCACGCAGCTGATTGGGGCTCTGATCCCATTGGGCGTATAGAAGTCccggccctttaaaagcagCCGGATTACGTCAGACAGGGCTTGCTTTGGGGATCGCTCATTTTTGCTGTCTGCCATGCCACTGCCACACCTTGTTGCCGTTAGGCCCAGCCTCAGGCCTTGCCCACTCTGTAACCATCGTTTTCTCATCTCACCGGGGTGAGAGACCGGGAGTGAGCACCGGGCTGCTGAGGCCTTATGTTTTTGCTTGCTTAGTTTCTTGTTGAGTATTAGTTAAATGTTTctatttttgtaaataaaatCACGATTATTTGTATTCCGTTGTCTGCCTGGTTTTTGAAACCTTTGTCATGTCCTAAAGCCCTAGACAGGACGTGACAACATGGATAAACCCAAGTGGAGCTTAAATATGATTACCATTTACTTTGTAAATCTCTGATATCGTTCCTGTTCTCATAATgttatgtactcacacacagttaACTTCAAGGGTGGAGAGGGAAGAGTCTCATGTcctttaacagcacaggtgtaGCTGCCTCCATCTTCATATCTGACTGGGTGGAGCTGCAGCTGGTTGTTGATGTTCTGCTTCTTCTCTACAGGACGTCCATCTTTACTCCAGATGAATGAAGGGCTGACGGTTAGCTTGCAGGTGGTGTTGCAGGTGAGGGTCACGTTATTTCCTGCCTTCaccacttctcttctctcagaTGAAATAACCTTCAGGTCTATGAAAAGCATGACAACGTgtgagtatatatgtatgtgtattgaaGTGACAGGCAATGCTAATGTattgacacatgtgtgtgtgtgtgtgtgtgtgtgtgtgtgtgtgtgtgtgtgtgtgtgtttttgtgtgtgagtgtgtgtatgtgtgtatgtatgtatgtatgtatatataattaACCTGTGACATTCACTGGGATTCCAGGTTTGCCTATCCATCTCTGTCCAACTGTATTGGTGGTAATCCTACAGTAATACTGATACTGTGCATCTGCTTTGGTTAGTTTAGTCATCTGCAGAGAACACCCTCTGCTTTTATCTCCACGGTCCACTGTCACCCTGTGTCTGTAAGTCTCAATCTGAGAGAAATCAACAGCATCAGCAGAGTCTTGGTTTATCCAGTAAGCTTGTGTGACTGTAAGACGACTAGGGTAGGTGTAAGAGCAGGACATGGTAACTGAGGAGCCTTCCAGAGCACAgatgtctgtaggtgtgtaagTGACACTCCACCCTTCACCCAAGCCCCCTGCAAACACAAATCAGACACAAAACAGTGCATTAGGCCATGATGTGTTTACATCCACAAATGGATTGATACATTACCAAATGCAGGTATTATTCTGTCACCATATAAATCTTTATGCAAATTAAAGAGAagtacagattttttttctatacAAACATTTCAAGATCAACATGTAAATGTTATATGCAAATGGCATCctgaatttaaatttaaatttcatTCTCAGACATGCAACTGTATGCTCAAACTGACAATTCAAATTCAATCATTTCATTTAAATAGTCCATTCGGTTCACTGCAACTGTTTGATCAATAGAGGGAGCCATTTGCTGTTGATTTTTAATTTACAGAGAGATTTGGATGCTTCATGAGTAGCTTAATTTTAATTGAAATGCATTTTCCAAACTGGACTAAAatgtttcaaatacatttcaaatacatGTTTATATAGCAGTCACAGTCTGTTTGGCCCTGGCTGCCTGACTGACACATGAAAGGCTGTGAGAATCAAAATGCAATGCAGTCGGCTCAGAAAGACATTTCACAACCAATTAGCAACCAGAATGACCACAATAGGCAAGAATGTGTTATTGCGAAGCAGAGAGgcactgtttcacacacacacacacacacacacacacacacacacacacacacacacacacacacacacacaaagcagagaggcactgtttcacacacacacacacacacacacacatacacacatacacaaacacacacacacacacacacacacatacaaacacacacacacacacacacacacacagatacacacacatgcacacacacacacacacacacgcacacacacacacacacacgcacacacacacacacacacacacacacacacacacacacacactcacacacactcacacacacactctacaccgcTTACACCAAGGACGTTTACTCTAAACCCCAAACTCAAAACTGAGATGTTTCAATCAGACAAATAGCTGATACTTTATGTGAACTAATGCATTCATATACATGAGGGACTCAGCtgtgtgacaggaagttgcTACTTACCGGAGGTCATGATCagcagaaggaaaaaagagagtgacTTTTCCATCATCGTGAATCCAGTGAACTGAGGGATGCAAATGAATGAGTTcaatacaacaaaacaattataacaaacaacaaaacaataatatcgaacaacaaaacaatacagaCTAAAAGAAAACGAGCAGAAATCCGCTGCATATATGTCAGACTTTGCAGTTCTGGGAATCCCActaagagagtgacagacacatTAGCACAAGGGATCATGACATCGATCAAGAGACATCGATATTCCAATACTTATTAGCTGCACTCTCAACcctactgcactgcactgcactgaacTGCACTCTCAACcctactgcactgcactgcactgaacTGCACTCTCAACcctactgcactgcactgcactgaacTGCACTGTCAACcctactgcactgcactgcactgaacTGCACTGTCAACCCTACTGACTGTCCAAAGGAAAAGACATGATGAACACGAAGTGTAATTACCTTGTCTTGCTGCTGTTGAATGTTTGACTTGTCTCTTCGGGGGAATGAGGAACACTAATGCAGCACTAAGCTGATCTACAGAGCAAGAAGCACATGTGGTTTAAACATGGTGAAATACACTGAAGCAGCTCGGCCTGGCTGTGTGATGCCACTGCGGTGTCCCATATGTGTGATGCCACTGCAATGTTGGTAATGGTTGGGAAATGGGCCAGGGGCTTCCCAGCCATGACCATGTTTCACAGCACAGTCATAACACAAACGTACAGttatttaaagaaaataaaactagCTAACTATGTATTTATGTAATGTAAGAAACACGACTTATTAATGATTGTTTCATTGCCATTAATAGGCAGCACAGGAACACCACAGGATATGGCTCTCTGCTGCCCTGTGGTGAATGATGGCTTGCTAGGTGAGGTGTGACAGCAGTCCCATCATATCCTTCCTGTAATCTGTGTCCTCCTTCAGATGAAACACCATCCAGTTCTAAAAAAACTCTTTTTCCCATACTTATTGTTAGCTAAATGTGTACTGTCAACATATTTATATGAAGATAAATAATATTGCTGTCATTGCTAGGACCATTGTAGCAGAGCACCACAGCATGTGTCTCCATCTAGTGGTCAAGCAGTTGTATTGCCCATAGGCATACTATTACGCATTCTAGTTTTACTTACATAAATAAGCATATGCCATACTTGTGGCTTTGTTTTAAAGGTGGAGTCAACATTCTCTAATacactttttttgtcaaatccATGGAATTTCCCATCACCGCCCCCCCCTAGCGGtctattctgtgtgtgcgctcaaaaataATTTCATACACAGGAAACAAACCTAGTGGCTCAGGCTGAGCCATACTGAATTTTAGCCAATCAGCACGGAGCTCCAAAACCATGAAAGGGCTGGGTGTACATATAATTATTACAAATGATTGACCCTGTGATGTTAAAATGCTAACCTTTTATGAAGAATGCAAAACGTTTACATCGTAAGATAATGTTTATATTGTtgcaattacattacatttacataaaaaaataaatacatatattgtACATTATACATTGTATGTCATATTTTATATTACAGCTTACAGTCAACAAATGTTTTCATAATTTGTAGTTGTCATGTTTAACACCACTGCCTTACAACAAATCATAACAGCTCCATATAGTGGTGGGACAGTTGCTGTTATGCCAAACTAAACATTCTGACAACCAATTACAGTTTGTCACAGCGATAAATCTATCagtacaatagccaaagtacaAACCATAAACTACAGTTACAAACAATCGGTTCACATCCTAACCTTCagaacaacaaccaaaaaataaaagattcaGTTAGAGCTTTTCAGGAGAGATCCTTGGCTAAGGAATCTATCAATGCACCAATGCATCGGTGCAAGTGCATAACAATCtcccacaaacaaaaacaacaaacaactcaaaactcaaaacaaacaaacacaaacacagaagatccAGACAGATTCTTTCAGGCGACAACTTTGAGTTTCAAGGCCATAAGGCCACTCCTGGTGGACGAGTCCCCATAACGATGTACTCATTGTCAACGCTCCTCATCGAAGATGACGTGGCCGCCCTGGCCGCCCTGGCCGCCCTGGCCGCCCTGGCCTTGCTCAGGGGCACGGCACTCATCATCTCATACAGAGAGTTGGGGGTAGCCGTGTCGGGCTTCAGGGCCTGGGGCTCAGGGTCGGTCTGAGGGGGTCGGGGCTCAGGGTCGGTCTGAGGGGGTCGGGCGGcgctggtggtggaggggtcCAGAGCTGGCTGGGGAGCTGAAACTGGAGAGTGGGTTCCCtgaggagaagcagaggaatGTATGTGAGTCAAGGTggacgggagggggggggggggggtattataGGGGCAGGAAATCCCACTAGGGGTACATCAGTTGCATCAAAATAAAAGCCATCTTTGTGTAATTATAAGGTGGGGACGAGGAAGAGTCAAGTGGGAGAGGGGGAcacggaagtgtgtgtgtgtgtgtgtgggtggggaggtTGATATTATAGGGGCAGGATATCCCTCTAGGAGTACATCAGTTGCATCAAAATAAAAGCCATCTTTGTGTTATtatatattaaaaacaaaagatgACCTGTTACATCAAGATCTTATCATTTACTGTTAAACATTCATGTGCCCTCATTCTACTGACCGCTCCTGCCACGCATCTTGATGATTTGGCAAAGGTTTCTGTACATGTGGGTAGATGATCTGCCAATAAAAGGGAGTAACACAAAATGAATAATTTCCTATCTGGATGTTACAGTAACGTGTATCTGcacaacaggtgtgtgtatatacacatttacatagGAGGACACTCCTACCTaaagtctgtgtgtctttgtgtgtctttcgcAGGTACAGCAGCGTTAGCCCACCGACTGTCATTAAGATCAGAAGAAGCCCCACGA
This region includes:
- the LOC116219072 gene encoding CMRF35-like molecule 5, coding for MKTLLIFVLCLESGSGVNVIGYAGGNVEIRCPYAEGYEGHSKYLCRGSCPASWIFHNKDIPVQTLQGQTQAIHGSFTLDDDTTARVFTVTITGLTAKDSGRYWCAVKTGFGAGDEYTEMLLEVVQPVTEHSTTESVTPERGTFNPSGLAGLIVGLLLILMTVGGLTLLYLRKTHKDTQTLDHLPTCTETFAKSSRCVAGAGTHSPVSAPQPALDPSTTSAARPPQTDPEPRPPQTDPEPQALKPDTATPNSLYEMMSAVPLSKARAARAARAARAATSSSMRSVDNEYIVMGTRPPGVALWP